A region from the Dehalogenimonas sp. THU2 genome encodes:
- the hcp gene encoding hydroxylamine reductase: protein MSEMFCFQCEQAVGGKACTKVGACGKTPTTSARQDELTAALIDLARAAEGKTPGSDTDRLVMRGLFATVTNVNFDDTRLDELTAEVRAGTSRLGGVETFDASTLWQGDADVVSLRSTLLFGLRGMAAYAWHAFVLGKTDDAVTAWFYKGLREIAAEHSVAEWLGLLMEFGHINLKCMELLDAANTGAYGHPVPTKVTTAVESGPFIVMSGHDLLDLKELLEQTEGKGINIYTHGEMLPAHGYPGLNKYAHLKGNFGTAWQNQQKEFAGVPGAFVFNTNCLMPPKSSYADRVFTSAVVAYPGLRNLPGAGDQIDYGPAIEKALELGGYKERQEFTGINGGQVLTTGFGREAVMSVAGAVIEAVKSGAVKHFLLVGGCDGARPGRNYYTELVEKSPADTVILTLACGKYRFNDLDLGTVGGLPRLLDVGQCNDAYSAIRIALALADAFECGVNDLPLSLVLSWYEQKAVCILLTLLALGIKNIRLGPTLPAFVSPNVLGVLVEQFGLKPISTPEADLAAILS from the coding sequence TTGAGCGAAATGTTTTGTTTCCAGTGTGAACAGGCGGTCGGCGGCAAGGCCTGCACCAAGGTCGGCGCCTGCGGTAAAACCCCGACAACTTCAGCCCGGCAGGATGAACTGACGGCGGCGCTGATCGATCTGGCGCGGGCGGCGGAAGGCAAAACGCCCGGCTCCGATACCGACCGGCTGGTGATGCGGGGGCTTTTCGCCACCGTTACCAACGTCAACTTCGACGATACCCGCCTCGATGAACTTACCGCGGAAGTGCGCGCCGGGACCAGCCGCCTGGGCGGCGTCGAAACGTTCGACGCCTCCACACTATGGCAGGGCGATGCCGATGTGGTTTCATTGCGTTCGACGTTGCTGTTCGGTCTGCGCGGCATGGCCGCCTACGCCTGGCACGCCTTCGTCCTCGGCAAGACCGACGATGCGGTCACCGCCTGGTTCTACAAGGGTTTGCGGGAGATCGCCGCTGAGCATTCCGTCGCCGAGTGGCTGGGACTGCTCATGGAATTCGGCCACATCAACCTCAAGTGCATGGAACTGCTGGACGCCGCCAACACCGGCGCTTACGGCCACCCGGTGCCCACTAAAGTTACCACCGCCGTCGAGTCCGGTCCGTTCATCGTCATGAGCGGCCATGATCTGCTGGACCTCAAGGAACTCCTGGAGCAGACCGAGGGTAAGGGCATCAACATCTACACCCACGGCGAGATGCTGCCGGCCCACGGCTATCCCGGACTGAACAAGTATGCCCACCTCAAAGGCAACTTCGGCACCGCCTGGCAGAACCAGCAGAAGGAGTTTGCCGGCGTCCCCGGCGCCTTCGTCTTCAATACCAACTGCCTGATGCCGCCGAAGAGTTCCTATGCCGACAGGGTCTTCACCTCCGCCGTCGTCGCTTATCCCGGTCTGCGTAACCTGCCCGGTGCCGGTGATCAGATCGACTACGGACCGGCCATCGAAAAAGCATTGGAACTCGGCGGCTACAAGGAGCGGCAGGAGTTCACCGGCATCAACGGCGGCCAGGTACTGACCACCGGCTTCGGCCGGGAGGCGGTCATGAGTGTGGCCGGCGCCGTCATCGAGGCGGTCAAGAGCGGCGCGGTGAAGCACTTCCTGCTGGTCGGCGGTTGCGACGGCGCCCGCCCCGGCCGCAACTACTACACCGAACTGGTCGAGAAATCCCCCGCCGATACGGTGATCCTGACCCTGGCCTGCGGCAAGTACCGCTTCAACGACCTTGACCTGGGTACCGTCGGCGGGCTGCCGCGGCTCCTGGACGTCGGCCAGTGCAACGACGCCTATTCGGCAATCAGGATCGCCCTGGCCCTGGCTGATGCCTTCGAATGCGGCGTCAACGACCTGCCCCTGTCGCTGGTGCTGTCATGGTACGAGCAGAAAGCGGTCTGCATCCTGCTGACGCTGCTCGCCCTGGGTATCAAGAACATCCGCCTTGGGCCGACGCTGCCGGCCTTCGTCTCGCCAAACGTGCTCGGAGTGCTGGTCGAACAGTTCGGCCTGAAGCCCATCTCCACACCGGAAGCCGATCTCGCGGCGATCTTGAGCTAG
- a CDS encoding universal stress protein, giving the protein MFRKILVPLDGSPTAETVLPCAEEIAGRMGSQITLLGVLDYGAVRYEHLYRCYLEGRAGALERRIRESGGPDVTVTPLLVREKVDEDLVCEEPPGITLGHPAGDIVGAAASQGTSLILMASHGHSGLRRLALASVTDAIVRGCGLPVLIVRPESRVSEKRGEICRNIVVPLDGSAMAEKALRVVEEMADKMCGQGMKVNLIHVAPERRVATTDEPSPDFLEHVADPAWCKAGDKAELYFKQAEEYLKKAGGKLEAGGVAVSHVVRIGKPDEEISRLAAETGSSMVVMTCHARTGLSRYLMGSVADRILHSVEASVLLLRPDKPQPAGLE; this is encoded by the coding sequence ATGTTCAGGAAAATACTGGTTCCGCTCGATGGATCACCGACCGCTGAAACAGTGCTTCCCTGCGCCGAGGAGATAGCGGGGCGGATGGGCTCGCAGATCACGCTGCTGGGCGTGCTTGATTATGGCGCCGTGCGCTATGAACACCTTTACCGCTGTTATCTGGAAGGCCGTGCCGGGGCGCTGGAACGGCGCATCCGGGAAAGCGGCGGACCTGATGTTACGGTAACTCCGCTCCTGGTACGGGAAAAAGTGGATGAAGACCTGGTTTGTGAGGAGCCGCCGGGGATAACACTGGGGCATCCGGCCGGAGATATCGTCGGCGCCGCGGCGTCCCAGGGTACGAGCCTGATCCTGATGGCCAGTCACGGTCATTCCGGCTTACGTCGCCTGGCGCTTGCCAGCGTTACCGACGCTATCGTGCGCGGTTGCGGGCTGCCGGTGTTAATCGTGAGGCCCGAATCCCGGGTCTCTGAAAAGCGCGGCGAAATATGCCGCAATATCGTGGTGCCGCTGGATGGCTCGGCGATGGCTGAGAAAGCCTTGCGGGTCGTTGAAGAAATGGCCGATAAAATGTGCGGCCAGGGCATGAAGGTGAATCTGATCCACGTGGCGCCGGAGCGCCGGGTGGCCACCACAGATGAGCCCAGTCCGGATTTTCTGGAGCACGTGGCCGATCCCGCCTGGTGTAAGGCCGGCGATAAGGCCGAGTTGTATTTTAAACAGGCGGAAGAGTATTTGAAGAAGGCTGGCGGAAAACTCGAAGCCGGAGGCGTGGCGGTCAGCCATGTGGTACGCATTGGCAAACCGGATGAAGAGATTTCCCGGCTGGCAGCCGAAACCGGTTCCTCGATGGTAGTTATGACCTGCCATGCCCGCACCGGCCTCTCCCGCTACCTGATGGGCAGCGTAGCCGACCGCATCCTCCATTCGGTGGAAGCCTCGGTGCTGCTGCTGCGGCCGGACAAGCCGCAGCCGGCGGGGTTGGAATAA
- a CDS encoding DsbA family protein, producing the protein MGKGLVDSLRDEFDIEDTWLGFEIHPETPPEGADVSGRYDPEDIAQMKLMLNQRAEELGLPYDPAPILANSALALAAAEYARDNNRFEEFHREMLEAVFARGQNIGLREVIADTAHRAGLDGADMLKAIDENRYEERLKKSHDLGRQLRVTGVPTFIVNDSYKITGAQPLETFREIFRKVENRE; encoded by the coding sequence ATCGGCAAGGGACTTGTCGACAGTTTGCGTGATGAATTCGACATCGAAGATACCTGGCTCGGCTTTGAGATCCACCCGGAAACGCCGCCGGAAGGGGCTGATGTAAGCGGGAGATACGATCCTGAAGACATTGCCCAAATGAAACTCATGTTGAACCAGCGGGCCGAAGAACTGGGTCTGCCTTACGATCCGGCGCCTATATTGGCCAATTCCGCCCTGGCGCTGGCCGCGGCGGAATACGCCCGCGATAACAATCGTTTCGAGGAATTCCACCGGGAAATGCTGGAAGCGGTCTTCGCCCGGGGACAGAATATCGGACTCCGGGAAGTTATCGCCGACACTGCCCACCGCGCCGGCTTGGACGGCGCCGATATGTTAAAAGCCATCGATGAGAACCGGTATGAGGAGAGGCTGAAGAAATCGCATGACCTCGGGCGACAGCTCAGGGTCACCGGCGTACCGACCTTTATCGTCAACGACAGTTACAAGATCACCGGCGCCCAGCCCCTGGAGACATTTCGGGAGATTTTCCGCAAGGTCGAGAACCGGGAATAG
- the smpB gene encoding SsrA-binding protein SmpB: MAEIKVVATNQKAYHNYYISDPLEAGLVLTGTEIKSLRGGRVNLGDAYVRPDNGEMWLLNAHIARYDPGSYMSHEPTRRRKLLIHKKQMRMMLSRIKEQGLTLVPTKIYIKGNIAKVEIAVGKGKKLYDKREVIQKRESDRELGRVLKSRL, from the coding sequence ATGGCTGAGATAAAGGTCGTCGCCACCAACCAGAAGGCGTACCATAACTACTACATCAGCGACCCGCTGGAAGCGGGACTGGTGCTGACCGGCACGGAGATCAAGTCTCTCCGCGGCGGCCGCGTCAATCTGGGAGATGCCTACGTACGGCCGGATAACGGCGAGATGTGGCTCCTGAACGCCCACATCGCCCGGTACGACCCGGGCTCTTACATGAGCCACGAGCCGACCCGCCGCCGCAAGCTTCTCATCCATAAAAAGCAGATGCGCATGATGCTCTCCCGCATCAAGGAGCAGGGCCTGACCCTGGTGCCGACCAAGATCTACATCAAGGGCAATATCGCCAAGGTGGAAATCGCCGTGGGCAAGGGTAAGAAGCTCTACGACAAGCGGGAGGTCATCCAAAAGCGCGAGTCTGACCGCGAGCTCGGCCGGGTCCTTAAGAGCCGGCTCTAA
- a CDS encoding DinB family protein — translation MDSETRKLVLDSFGAASQQLQAVLDATDPAKWHMTPAPNEWSIRQIIFHIADSEANYYLRLRKAIAEPGGVVVAYDQNLWDNSLAYEDRSTDEALALFRLLRASSYRLLAQLPEKTWSNPVQHSERGRLTLEDLLLGSVSHIAEHIQQIESNTKSSSR, via the coding sequence ATGGATTCAGAAACGAGAAAACTAGTCCTGGATTCCTTTGGCGCCGCGTCTCAGCAACTGCAAGCGGTTCTGGACGCCACTGACCCGGCAAAGTGGCACATGACTCCGGCGCCGAACGAATGGAGCATCCGCCAGATTATTTTTCATATTGCGGACAGTGAAGCCAACTACTATCTTCGTCTCCGCAAGGCGATAGCCGAACCGGGCGGCGTGGTCGTAGCCTATGATCAAAACCTGTGGGATAATTCCCTGGCCTACGAGGATCGCAGCACCGATGAGGCTTTGGCACTGTTTCGACTGCTGAGAGCTTCGAGTTATCGGTTGCTGGCTCAACTGCCTGAAAAAACCTGGTCCAATCCGGTGCAGCATTCCGAGCGGGGCAGGTTGACCCTTGAAGACCTCCTCCTTGGAAGCGTAAGCCATATTGCCGAGCATATTCAACAGATAGAGTCTAATACCAAATCTTCGAGTCGATAG
- a CDS encoding N-acetyltransferase family protein, producing MNREILLRPAEEADLETINSLYNHYVQLSTCTYQEEPETIAARQRWFEDHQPEVHPIIVAILDGRVVGWGSLSPYHARCAYRHTVEISIYVHHELHRQGIGSTILNDLIARAQRIGYHVIIAAIDGDQKQSIALHRRFGFAEAGHFQQVGFKFGRWLDVIYMELILS from the coding sequence ATGAATCGGGAAATCCTGTTAAGACCGGCTGAAGAGGCTGACCTGGAGACCATCAACAGCCTCTATAACCACTACGTCCAGCTCTCTACCTGCACTTACCAGGAGGAACCTGAGACGATAGCGGCCCGGCAACGGTGGTTCGAGGATCACCAGCCGGAAGTGCACCCGATCATCGTCGCGATCTTGGACGGCAGGGTCGTGGGGTGGGGTTCGCTCTCACCTTATCATGCCCGCTGCGCCTATCGCCATACGGTGGAAATTTCCATCTACGTTCATCATGAGTTGCACCGGCAGGGAATAGGCTCGACCATCCTGAATGATCTTATCGCCCGTGCCCAGCGGATTGGATACCATGTGATCATTGCCGCTATCGACGGTGATCAGAAACAAAGCATCGCCCTGCATCGAAGGTTTGGCTTCGCCGAGGCCGGTCATTTCCAGCAGGTCGGCTTTAAGTTCGGGCGATGGTTGGATGTGATCTATATGGAACTGATTCTCTCTTGA
- the pheA gene encoding prephenate dehydratase: MYKISIQGSRGSFHDIVARKKFPGDSEIIESETFKQVFEDVHKGVSDYGVVAIENSNYGSFLENYDHLLKYDTRIVGEEYLRIVLNLIALPNTKIDNITDVYTHPMAMNQSEEFLEKHPKMRRIETDDTAAAVRLIKEDDMHTAAAIGSALAAEIYGLKILAKDIETEKRNYTRFLIIARPDTPYDLAADKTSLVIRGKNIPGALYQALKCFNDEDINLSKIESRPIVTGRAWDYYFYLDFEKGLNVPATQRAMKELEKVTSMVKVLGTYKRDDKVDEE, translated from the coding sequence ATGTATAAGATCTCAATCCAGGGTTCTCGAGGGTCCTTTCATGATATCGTTGCTCGGAAGAAATTTCCCGGCGATTCGGAGATCATCGAAAGCGAGACTTTCAAACAGGTCTTCGAGGACGTGCACAAGGGAGTCTCGGATTACGGCGTGGTGGCTATCGAGAACTCCAATTACGGCTCGTTCCTGGAGAACTATGATCATCTGCTTAAATACGATACACGCATCGTTGGTGAGGAATACCTGCGAATCGTGCTGAACCTCATCGCCCTGCCAAATACCAAGATCGATAATATCACCGACGTCTATACCCACCCCATGGCCATGAACCAGTCCGAGGAATTCCTGGAGAAGCATCCGAAGATGCGGCGCATCGAGACCGACGACACCGCCGCCGCCGTCCGGCTCATCAAAGAGGACGACATGCATACCGCCGCGGCCATCGGATCGGCGCTGGCGGCGGAGATCTACGGTTTGAAGATACTGGCCAAGGACATTGAGACGGAAAAACGGAATTACACCCGCTTCCTGATCATCGCCCGGCCCGACACTCCGTATGATCTAGCCGCTGATAAGACCTCCCTGGTCATCCGGGGCAAGAACATCCCCGGTGCGCTGTATCAGGCCTTGAAATGCTTCAATGACGAGGATATCAACCTGTCCAAAATCGAAAGCCGTCCCATTGTCACCGGGCGCGCCTGGGACTATTATTTTTACCTCGACTTTGAAAAGGGCTTGAACGTCCCGGCGACACAGCGGGCGATGAAGGAACTGGAGAAGGTCACCAGTATGGTCAAGGTGCTGGGTACATATAAAAGGGATGATAAGGTGGACGAGGAGTAG
- the selD gene encoding selenide, water dikinase SelD, with product MTEKRLTEYSAYSGUAAKIGPGDLAKALCGLPVKAYPEVLVGLEKADDAGVYQLTPEIALVQTIDVITPVIDDPFAFGQVAAANSLSDVYAMGGRPVTAMSFVGFPMGEIDVEVLRLMLAGALNKLDEAGCALVGGHSVKDVEIKFGLSVTGIIHPDKVLTKGGARVGDRLILTKPLGTGILNTALKADLLEPAAVQMVIGQMTALNKAAAEVMTELGAHAATDITGFGLIGHAAEMAGLGEVSFKMSFKAIPLMDGARQWAEAGLVPGGAYSNRGYREDILDMDLPLVEDWMLDVIFDPQTSGGLLIAAPENVANEMVERIRQRGFPAAAVIGEVLAEPAGRIIITE from the coding sequence ATGACAGAAAAACGCCTGACCGAATACTCCGCGTACTCCGGCTGAGCAGCCAAGATAGGTCCGGGTGACCTGGCTAAAGCGCTCTGCGGCTTGCCCGTCAAAGCTTACCCTGAGGTATTGGTCGGTCTGGAAAAGGCCGATGACGCCGGGGTCTACCAGCTCACGCCCGAAATCGCCCTGGTGCAAACGATCGACGTCATAACCCCGGTTATCGACGACCCCTTCGCCTTCGGCCAGGTAGCCGCAGCCAATTCCCTTTCCGATGTTTATGCCATGGGCGGGCGCCCGGTAACGGCCATGAGCTTCGTGGGTTTTCCCATGGGCGAGATCGACGTGGAAGTGCTGCGACTGATGCTGGCAGGGGCTTTGAACAAGCTTGACGAAGCCGGTTGCGCCCTGGTGGGCGGCCACTCCGTCAAGGATGTCGAGATCAAGTTCGGCCTGTCGGTCACCGGTATCATTCACCCCGATAAGGTGCTGACCAAGGGCGGCGCCCGGGTGGGGGACCGGCTGATACTGACCAAGCCCCTGGGCACCGGCATTTTGAACACCGCCCTCAAGGCCGACCTGCTGGAACCGGCGGCGGTGCAGATGGTCATCGGCCAGATGACGGCCCTGAACAAGGCCGCCGCCGAAGTCATGACCGAACTTGGCGCTCACGCCGCCACCGACATCACCGGCTTCGGGCTGATAGGCCACGCCGCCGAGATGGCTGGGCTGGGCGAGGTCAGCTTCAAGATGAGTTTTAAAGCGATACCGCTGATGGATGGGGCGCGGCAATGGGCGGAGGCGGGGCTGGTACCCGGCGGCGCCTATTCCAACCGCGGGTACCGCGAGGATATACTGGATATGGACCTGCCGCTGGTCGAGGACTGGATGCTGGATGTCATCTTCGACCCGCAGACCTCGGGCGGCCTGCTCATCGCTGCTCCGGAGAATGTCGCCAACGAGATGGTCGAGCGCATCCGGCAGCGCGGTTTTCCGGCGGCCGCCGTCATCGGCGAGGTGCTGGCTGAACCGGCCGGGCGTATAATCATCACCGAATAA
- the selA gene encoding L-seryl-tRNA(Sec) selenium transferase has translation MANETQNELRKLPAVEKVLSDPALTAAIERFSHPVVTEAVRAVVEELRQGVAAGGTVPAFEGIIDTVKTRLAEDWPGFLQPVINATGIILHTNLGRSPLSAEVVSTLAGILGGYYALELDLNTGERGVRAREMEKLLRLVTGAESALVVNNNAAAVLLVLSALAHGREVIVSRSELVQIGGGFRVPEVMAQSGAIMREVGTTNQTFARDFEQAVNDNTAMIMAVHRSNFALRGFTHDASLAELREVTNNFGLPLVYDLGSGALTDTAAYGMCHEPTVGEALEAGADIVCVSGDKLLGGPQCGIILGKKVWLDQLRKHPLLRAVRVDKYAAIALSATLLHYLKSDTAGLPVYAMMQTSVESLEERGKAMAARLAASGIEAEVIDGESLAGGGSLPDETLPTKLVAMNVKGHIEDFCRRLRLGTPPVLGRVNEGRFVIDLRTVFPAQDGNLAMAVIAALRS, from the coding sequence ATGGCTAACGAGACGCAGAACGAACTCCGTAAACTGCCCGCCGTGGAGAAAGTGCTCTCCGACCCGGCGCTAACGGCAGCCATCGAACGTTTCTCTCACCCGGTCGTCACCGAGGCGGTCCGGGCGGTTGTCGAAGAACTCCGCCAGGGTGTCGCCGCCGGGGGCACGGTGCCGGCCTTCGAAGGCATCATCGATACTGTGAAAACCCGCCTGGCCGAAGATTGGCCGGGCTTCCTCCAGCCGGTCATCAACGCCACCGGCATCATCCTGCACACCAATCTCGGCCGGTCGCCGCTTTCGGCGGAAGTGGTTTCGACGCTGGCGGGCATACTGGGCGGCTATTACGCCCTGGAACTGGACCTCAACACCGGCGAGCGCGGCGTGCGTGCCCGGGAGATGGAAAAGCTGCTGCGGCTGGTCACCGGCGCCGAGAGCGCCCTCGTAGTCAACAATAACGCCGCCGCAGTGCTGCTGGTGTTGTCCGCGCTGGCTCACGGACGGGAAGTCATCGTCTCACGCTCTGAACTGGTGCAGATCGGCGGCGGTTTCCGGGTGCCGGAGGTCATGGCCCAGTCCGGCGCCATCATGCGAGAAGTGGGCACCACTAACCAGACCTTCGCCCGCGATTTCGAACAGGCGGTGAACGACAACACGGCCATGATCATGGCCGTCCACCGCTCCAACTTCGCCCTGCGCGGCTTCACCCACGACGCCTCACTGGCCGAACTCAGGGAAGTAACCAATAACTTCGGCCTGCCGCTGGTTTACGACCTGGGCAGCGGGGCTTTGACCGATACCGCCGCTTACGGTATGTGCCACGAGCCGACGGTGGGGGAGGCTCTGGAGGCCGGCGCCGACATCGTCTGCGTCTCCGGCGACAAGCTGCTGGGCGGGCCGCAGTGCGGCATCATCCTGGGTAAGAAGGTCTGGCTCGACCAGCTCCGGAAACACCCGCTGCTGCGGGCTGTGCGGGTGGACAAGTACGCCGCTATCGCCCTGTCGGCCACTCTTTTACATTATCTCAAGAGCGATACCGCCGGACTGCCGGTTTATGCCATGATGCAAACCTCTGTCGAGAGCCTCGAAGAGCGGGGCAAGGCCATGGCGGCGCGGCTAGCCGCATCCGGCATCGAAGCCGAGGTCATCGACGGAGAAAGCCTGGCTGGCGGCGGCTCGCTGCCTGATGAAACGCTGCCGACGAAACTGGTCGCCATGAACGTTAAAGGACATATCGAAGATTTCTGCCGCCGCCTGCGGCTGGGAACGCCGCCGGTGCTGGGCCGAGTAAACGAGGGGCGCTTCGTCATTGACCTCAGGACGGTATTCCCGGCGCAGGACGGCAACCTGGCGATGGCTGTCATTGCGGCTTTGAGGTCCTAA
- the selB gene encoding selenocysteine-specific translation elongation factor yields MITLGTAGHIDHGKSSVVKALTSIDPDRLPEEKERGMTIDLGFAWFALPNGEKVGLVDVPGHQHFVRNVIPGLTGIDAVMLIIAVDDGWMPQTEEHLQIIDLLGISKGIIVLNKIDLVEADWREMVKADIAEHLTGTALADAPIIDVSAKSGLGIDDLKTAIGRLVAGAGQTDTGKPRLPIDRVFTIKGAGTVITGTLHHGTLSVGDEVTILPGGARAQVRGIESYKEHLARARPGSRVALNLPGVKKEDLERGDVIVTRGAETPLSRYLDAELRLLPALKQPLKTGTELTLFFETTELPARVIALSGREIAPEEGPALVQFRLPGEVAAFIGERFIVRRAATETIGGGKILDPAAERYQLKNAARQIERLEKRRDLTLESLIATELDKTGFSARRGFLQASPFGTAAITKKIETMSKSGALVITGEWLIDAGFWLERTKSLLDQLAAEHKAQPLKKGVPQAEAAAKLKLPSELFTALIEEFIRNKKITRTEDILALSSHKPQLSGGQAELESRIIAAVMKNPAAPPTRSELLQSVPGATNVLRYMLEQGKLVELPEGIVLTAAQYREIRQKVIDILKSQGQIAIQDVSAATGFSRKYSIPFLTRLDQEGITRRQENVRVPARNLD; encoded by the coding sequence ATGATCACCCTCGGCACTGCCGGCCATATCGACCACGGTAAATCGAGCGTGGTCAAGGCTCTCACTTCGATCGACCCCGACCGTCTGCCCGAAGAAAAAGAGCGCGGCATGACCATCGACCTCGGCTTCGCCTGGTTCGCTCTGCCGAACGGCGAAAAAGTGGGACTGGTGGACGTACCTGGGCATCAACACTTCGTTCGCAACGTCATCCCCGGCCTGACCGGCATCGACGCCGTCATGCTGATCATTGCCGTCGACGACGGCTGGATGCCCCAGACCGAGGAGCACCTTCAGATCATCGACCTTTTGGGTATTTCGAAGGGTATCATCGTCCTCAACAAGATCGACCTGGTGGAGGCCGACTGGCGGGAAATGGTCAAGGCCGATATCGCCGAACACCTGACCGGAACGGCCCTGGCCGACGCCCCAATTATCGACGTCAGCGCTAAGAGCGGCCTGGGCATCGATGACCTTAAAACGGCCATCGGCAGGCTGGTGGCCGGCGCTGGGCAGACCGATACCGGCAAACCGCGACTGCCCATCGACCGCGTCTTCACCATCAAGGGCGCCGGCACGGTCATCACCGGCACGCTACATCACGGCACGCTCTCCGTCGGTGACGAGGTGACCATCCTGCCCGGAGGCGCCCGGGCGCAGGTCCGCGGCATAGAAAGCTATAAAGAACACCTTGCCCGGGCGCGTCCCGGTTCCCGGGTGGCTTTGAACCTGCCCGGGGTCAAGAAAGAAGACCTGGAACGCGGCGATGTCATCGTTACCCGAGGCGCGGAGACGCCGCTGTCCCGTTACCTGGACGCCGAACTGCGCCTCCTGCCGGCGTTGAAACAACCGCTTAAAACCGGCACCGAACTGACGCTGTTCTTTGAGACGACCGAGTTGCCGGCGCGGGTAATCGCTCTGTCCGGCCGGGAAATTGCCCCGGAGGAGGGTCCGGCGCTGGTGCAGTTCCGGCTTCCCGGCGAAGTGGCCGCCTTTATCGGCGAGCGTTTCATCGTGCGCCGCGCTGCCACGGAGACCATCGGCGGCGGGAAAATCCTCGACCCGGCAGCGGAACGCTACCAGCTCAAAAACGCCGCGCGTCAGATCGAGCGCCTGGAAAAACGGAGGGATCTGACTCTGGAAAGCCTGATCGCCACCGAGCTCGATAAGACAGGGTTTTCGGCCAGGCGAGGCTTTTTACAGGCCAGCCCCTTCGGCACGGCGGCTATAACTAAAAAAATCGAGACCATGTCCAAAAGTGGCGCCCTGGTCATCACCGGCGAATGGCTGATCGATGCCGGTTTCTGGCTAGAACGGACTAAATCGCTTCTTGATCAACTTGCGGCGGAACACAAGGCGCAGCCGCTGAAAAAAGGCGTCCCGCAAGCTGAAGCCGCGGCCAAATTAAAACTACCCTCTGAATTATTCACAGCCCTGATCGAGGAATTCATCCGGAACAAGAAAATCACCCGCACCGAGGATATCCTGGCCTTGTCTTCCCACAAGCCCCAGCTCTCCGGCGGCCAGGCGGAACTGGAAAGCAGGATTATCGCCGCCGTCATGAAAAATCCAGCAGCTCCACCAACCCGGTCAGAGCTGCTGCAATCGGTGCCGGGCGCCACGAACGTCCTGCGCTATATGCTGGAACAGGGTAAGCTGGTAGAGCTGCCTGAAGGTATCGTCCTGACCGCGGCACAGTACCGCGAGATCCGGCAAAAGGTCATCGATATCCTTAAGAGCCAGGGGCAGATCGCCATCCAGGATGTGAGCGCCGCCACCGGCTTTTCCCGCAAGTACAGCATCCCCTTCCTCACCCGTTTGGACCAGGAAGGTATCACCCGCCGGCAGGAGAACGTCCGGGTACCGGCCCGAAACCTGGATTGA
- a CDS encoding FAD:protein FMN transferase: protein MTNKMNRRDFVRLSAIGAGVLALGGLGVKELIESGGVQEVAETRALLGTFITIKLIDTETDRAKAAIEDAFAEIERLSAVLSRHDPASELSILNRTGFIANASPELAGVVQKAIAFSELTGGAFDVSVLPLLTLYGDSFADGGQPPSERAIDTARELVDYRHIGVNGRTISLPAPGMGLTLDGIAKGYVIDQAAALLKARGLTQVLVEAGGDMSLRGMRQDGQPWKIGLTHPRALAGYYEVLQTSNDCIATSGDYENAFTADYSWHHIIDPRLGHSPREVASATVIAPDTAYADAMATAAMVLGVTDAIALFEKLPGIEAMLIDKGMQSHATSGFYATAISQG from the coding sequence ATGACCAACAAAATGAACCGCCGTGATTTTGTGCGCCTCAGCGCTATCGGCGCCGGGGTATTGGCCCTCGGAGGACTGGGAGTCAAAGAACTCATCGAGTCCGGTGGGGTTCAGGAAGTCGCCGAGACGCGGGCACTTCTCGGCACCTTCATCACCATTAAGCTCATCGATACCGAAACGGACCGGGCAAAAGCAGCGATTGAAGATGCTTTTGCGGAAATAGAGCGCCTCTCAGCGGTGCTGTCCCGCCACGACCCGGCCAGTGAATTATCCATATTGAACAGGACCGGGTTCATCGCCAACGCTTCACCGGAACTGGCTGGCGTAGTGCAGAAAGCCATCGCCTTTTCCGAGCTAACCGGCGGTGCTTTTGATGTTAGCGTGCTGCCGCTGCTGACGCTTTACGGAGACTCCTTCGCCGACGGCGGCCAGCCGCCCTCCGAACGGGCGATCGATACCGCCAGGGAACTGGTCGATTACCGCCACATCGGGGTAAACGGCCGTACTATCAGCCTCCCGGCACCCGGCATGGGACTGACGCTCGACGGCATCGCCAAGGGGTATGTCATCGACCAGGCAGCGGCGCTGCTTAAGGCGCGCGGACTTACCCAGGTCCTGGTGGAAGCCGGTGGCGACATGTCACTTCGCGGCATGCGGCAGGACGGCCAGCCTTGGAAGATCGGCCTGACCCACCCGCGGGCGCTGGCCGGCTACTATGAAGTGTTGCAGACGTCCAATGATTGCATTGCTACTTCCGGCGATTACGAAAACGCCTTCACTGCGGATTATTCGTGGCACCATATCATCGATCCCCGCCTGGGACATTCCCCGCGGGAGGTGGCTTCGGCTACGGTCATCGCCCCGGATACGGCTTATGCTGATGCGATGGCTACGGCTGCCATGGTGCTGGGAGTGACTGATGCCATTGCCCTTTTTGAAAAGTTGCCCGGTATTGAAGCGATGCTCATCGATAAAGGAATGCAGAGCCACGCTACCAGCGGATTCTACGCAACCGCGATCAGCCAAGGATAA